The following DNA comes from Epinephelus lanceolatus isolate andai-2023 chromosome 1, ASM4190304v1, whole genome shotgun sequence.
TAATGTATTTAAATACAAAGAGCTCGAGAGATGGACCTATTCATGTGATTAAATTCCCTGACTTGTTTCTAGTGCAGAAACATCACAGACAAggtgtacatattttttttctcctctgaagGTTTAAAAAAAGGGGGTGTTGGCACCAGCATCAGTGAGTTATGGTACAATGCCAGTGCTTTTGTGCATATGCTGTTTAATAAAACACTAGCAGCTCATATGGAAACATGTAAATCTCAGTGCGGAAACTGCAGGTGAGAAAATAATTGGCCGTTCCGCTTCAGATGTCAAGGATAGGTCTTCTAATGAGGGGCACACCACGAGCGTGTCTTTAGATCTCTGAAAGTTTTCCACCCTGGGCCCTGATCCCTCATTTTCTCCAACCACTGCCTCTTCTGGAAGTGTCCAGGTGGAAAGGAGCAGATGGGAGAGCACTAACGAGTTGAAAAACACTGGTTGCGGTGCTCATTACCAACACTTGGCTTCAGGGAGGGCTAAAAACAGAAACTCTATTCTCTATTATAGTAAAAGAGTCATACAGCAGAGGACTTACTGCATCGATTAAAGGCTCTGCTGTTCCAACACCTTGTGTTTCCAGATCTTTGCTATCCGTTATTTTGCTGACGgtgatgtacacacacactgtttgttttaaacatgGTGCTTTATTATTACAAACACATTACTTTGCCATATATTGCTTTATACAGTCTTGTAAATAGTGTGCTTTTCTATCAGTAAACTGAAAAAACCCACATGGATACTGAACTTGTTTTACATTCAGAGGTTCTTTCCATGTTTTAACTGTCATCAGGGTTCATTTGTTATGATCTAATGCTTTATGATAACACAATCATTTTCATGCTTTCTTCAACAGCATACAAAAAGGATAACAGTCCTCTCTTTAAGTGACCGTACATATTGCTCATGCTTTGAGGACATCACAACTTGCTTTTGTATTCACACTACCAGACACACAATGGATGACATAATGCTAGCACTCGTGAGACAtgaaataaatagaaacaaCTAGAACAAACATGCTAAGGGAGGCGGAGGTGGGTGGGTAATGAATCTGCATAAAAGGGGATGCTGAAACACTGAGGAGATATACAGCCTAACTTCATGCACAGATCGATGTACATGTTGTCCAAGGTAAAATCAACAGATTATTCTTGAAGCACTGTCACAAATTATCATGCATTTAGGATCGAAGGGGTGACGGGAAATATTCAGGAGATCGTCCATGTTTTGATAATGTCTGTGAGGACCATCAGAGTTAAAGGAAATATGCAAATGTTGACACAGATTtggaaaacagacaaaacaaatcaaTGCTTTCGCTCATTAATTTTGCTCTGAATCTAGGGGACCGCTGCagtaacagcaaaaacatcagattTATGTGCGGGAATATCACCTCATTTCATAGTGATAAAAAGACAATTACAATTGGTGATACCTCACACGGTTTATTGGCTAAACATGTAAGATGAGCTGGAATGATACCAGTTATATTTCTAAAAACTGTAATACACATAAATTTATTTCTGTTGAGATTCACTACAGTCAGTCTTGGCTGCTCTTGAAGCTTCAAATCAAGCCAAAGCTTCTCAAAATGCAATTGATTAAAAGCATGAAACAGACAAAGGGAGCAGCACAGTTTGGAATTTATTTCGTGTAATACCATAATTATGCAATGCTTTAATAGACTGATCTTTAATTAGAATATTATAGATAGAAAAGCGATTGTATATggatatttaaaaaagtaaGCTGCTCTTTTTCTATTGCTTATAATTTGACTTAAATTCAAGATTTATTTTAGGtgtttaaaagttaaataaatactGTGTATGAGTACTCTGgcattaaaatataattttattatACCTCAGGCTGCATTATATACAGATTCCTCTTTGACATACTTTCCTTATGCAATACTTAAAATTAAAGTTTTAGTAATATTTTGCTAGAGAGCATTTTCACACAAGGTTGAGCAGGAATTAGTGAAACAACACTGAACATTCacacttttctttttacacaaacaGGTCAGAAGTTTGATCAAGCATTAAGACTGAACCAAAACGTGGGGCGAGGCTCTGAGAGAgcgagagggaggagaggtgaacatgtgatgtcatgtcaAGATGTCTGTTTTTGGTGTCTTTATAGCAGCCGTGCAACATCAGCCACAGTGGGCTGAAGTGTTGGAGGGGAATAGGGGGTCAAAAGTTTTATACAAGTGGCCTGATTGTCACTTACACAAACATTTACTACACTTAGAAACAGATTAAAGGGGCATTTCACCCATAGCACATCTGAATGTTGATTAGTCGCTAGCTTCGGTGTTATTGATCTGTCAGATTAATATCTGGTTCAGTCCTTTGGTCCTTTTGCTgatcaataaataaacaaattattcAAATAGTTTTGTAATGACTGAGAGCAAAGATTTGCTGAGAGATTGCTGTTGTTTTTGGTGAAATGCTCCTTTAAATGTTTCCTTGCAAAGTGACAGCTAATTACATCACGATGGCTTGGGCGTATTTATACAAACTCACTGGAGATTGAAATCTGTGTTTTGGTGTCTAACATAGCTCTTAATTAAAAGAATAGTTCCACTTATGCAGAATAGCACATGCAACAATCGATACCATTCACATGTCTGTACTAATTATAAAGCTACAGCAAGGAGCCGATTAGCTTAGCTAAAACAAAAGGAAACGGGGAAACAGCTGGCTGAGTACATCTAAGTCTCACGAATTAACATTTTATATGTTTAAACCTTACAAAAGTATAAATattaaagttgtgtttttaagCAGAGAGACCACAGATTGTATATAATGATGGACAATgcctctccacttcctcccactacacaaaaatgaagcaaaatGTCCCGGCTATgaatttttatgcctccgtgccATAACTAGCCATaactggaggcattatgttcaaaggttgtctgtctgtctgtcccattcttaggaacataatatctcaagaacgcctcaagggaatttccgtaaatgtggcacaaacatccaccagcagtcaacaattaactgattagattttggtggtcaaaagtcaaggtcactgtgaccttgcattggTTTCATTTTTGTGGACACACTATCTCAACAACACCTtgaaagatttttttcaaatttgccTCACTTGGACTGCAGAATAAACGGATAagaaatttggtggtcaaaggtcactgtgacctcaccaaacatgtttttggttcAAGAATCCGCTAACATGTAGGGGGCTGGGTTTATGGCCTGTACTGCAGCTAGCCACCAGCAGGggattgagatgttttggccaCCTATCTTTATACATAGTCATTGGGAGTTACGTGTCAAACTATTTCTTGGATTTCTTGgtgggagctcggagtagagccactgctccttcgtgttgaaaaggggtcagttgaggcgGTATGGGCATCTGATCAAGATGCCACCTGGACACCTTCCATTGGAGGTGATCTGGGCACGTTTCACTGACAGGAGgacctggggcagacccagaacaccaggagggattacatatctcgtctgacCTGGGACcgcctcaggatcccccaggatGAGctggatgtctggggtgctttgtgTGCTTTGGACAAGCCATTgaaaaaggatggatggatggaaatttCTTGGATGGAAGCAGCCAAACAAGATGTGCTAAGCTAGCTGGCTGCAGGCAGTAGCTTCATATTAttggctcatttatgctcaacgttagaaACGCATACAGATATGGACAGAGCCTTCCAGCCATATCCTGTGCTTATTTGGTCCATATTTGTGCATGATCATAGGACACGACgaagatattttaaaaatggcagaatGGAATGAATCGGTAATATTGTGAAAGGAATTCCTCCGTTCAAAGGTGTATTGTTACGACCTCTTCCCCTGTTGCTGTGGTCCTTGTTGTCAAAAACGTTTGACTCTGCTCTCTGGTGCCATCTATTGGATGTAtccatgccaacataaaggacacatggaagtatgtgggcattGATGGTCAGAATGTTTGAAAGGAACATATCTATTTTCGTACATAAAGGGACTATAAATTAGCATTTAGAGTACAGGCATGAGAGTGGTATAGACCTTAGCTAcctcccaaaatgttgaactattcctttaattatCATGATAAAACCATACAACACATGGTACAGGGagtggacacaaaaacatcaacatcttTCTGTGTTAGAATATAATGAAAACCAGCACAACTCCACAAATACTGCTTTAAAAATGACCTCAGACTTAaatccacaaaaacacaacatgataGTGTACATGAATAACATACTCATTGCATTAGATTGTACAGGTGTTCATGATATTGTGTCCACTCCTTGTATATTGGTAACCCAGAGCCACAGGTGTCTGACTGATCTGCTCACACTGTATCTGAAATCCCTTGAATACTCGTGTGTTTGCTGTAGTCAGCCTGGACTGATCAGCTAgctaaaatgtaattttctcaAGTGCTCTATCAGTTTCTGGACATAAGGGAGGATCAAGCTGAAGTGTTTGAAGAGATTTCAAACATTATTCACCACAGCAAATATTGATTGGCTTAACCACAGACCTCCGTGGCTCTGTGTCAAAATAATCCTTATTAAAACACTCTCTTAAATCCTTGGCTTTAAGTTTGAACTCAGCAGGACTGAACCCAGGGGGGATTTGAGGTTCTCCTCATCACCCCTCCCATCCACCTCACCCCCATCTATACAGGGTACCAGTTGGGCCCAGCCACGATCAACACGCCTATCAGTGGCAGGGTAAGGGCAGCAAGAGGTGAACTTATGCTTGGCGAGGAGCTCGGGCTGCACAGGTCGAACAGACTCCCCTGGAAGCGAATCTTCCTGGAGTCCTGCCTCAGAGTTTCCCAGATGGAGCTGACTTCCTTCTGACAGTCGGACAGCGCCGTGAGGGCACATGTGTGGAAAGCTTCCCAGTGGCTGTGGCAAACAAAGGATCATCAGATCAACGCTGCGTCTGCCATTTCGCTCAGAATTCATCCCGGCTACAGCACGCAGACGTGCACTGGCTGTTGTGGATTAATTCACTTGCCAGTAATCTATCACTCAGACGGCTACGGTGGCTTCAAGTAAGTCAAACTGAGCTTTAATTACCATGGCAACTGCATCAGAGAGTGAAACAATATCACAGATGATATTGCAAGAGGGCAATTTTCAGCGGAAGGCTTATGTGTAAATCTTTGTCTTCAATATACTGTGTTCGGGTTGTAATGTGCGTTCGgtaacaatgacaaaaaatgtccccagaATTTCATTACTGCTGCAGCAAAGTCATAAATTATTTAGTACAATGGCTCAGTGTCTCAGCACCATTCATTTCTCTATTCTCCCTCTGAGATCAGGGCatctgctctctttctctccagtaTTGTGTCAAGAGATACAGACTTCatactgtgtctgtctgtaatcATTCACTAAATCATGCACTATTACATTCAAATTGAACTGAAACACAATTCTGTGCACAGAGCTGTACATAGTTTTATATTCCAACCCATCACAGCTGAGTTTGTCTTTcacttctctccttctctggttAAAAGTGATTTAATCagcttaaataaaaacacacacactctactgGGGGATGCCCCATGTGCACACATGGATGCTGCATACTGTTCACACATTCCCTTACTGACTGATAAAGTTATTGTCACCTGCACACAGCTGCCACTCCCCTCTCGCTGGTCACGTTCTCCTGATAGTTGTCCATGCTCTCTCCCAGCTCCAGGACGCAATCAGAAAAGTCCTTATAAATGTTCTCACACTTCACGTCTGCATCTGAGTCTCCTGACACCATCAGGGGCAGGAATACTGCAAAACAGACACAGGGTGGCTCATTTGACCAGATTTTATTACAAGTtattataatatatttgttATATGTGgtatttttcttgtgtgtgaAGCAGTCTCAGTCTGATTCCTCCTTCTCTACCACCTCCCTACTTCAAATGCAGCTTaacttttttccacaaaaacacaatatttgatTCAAAACGTGTGTGATTTCGTTGCTTAATAAATACATGCaagtgttttaatattaatttGGGAATCTCAAGATCCTGCAATCATGTCATCTGAACTTAACTTCACACAGATGTCAGTGGGCGGTGGGCTGTGAAACAGATGTTGGCAGATAATAGTCCAGACCTCTGCATTCCTTCCACATGGGGTGCAGCACTCTCTTCAGAGCTATTTGCAATTTAAATGCTCAAACATGTCCATAATTTAATATTTCCCAACAAGACAATGCAAAATACGCACAGTGAAAGCACTTAATATTAGTAAAAGTGGCACCTGTGAAGAATAAATCAATTTgtgggtttttatttttggatCTTGCGTGTCCAAAAGCTTGCACACTATCATCTAAGTATAGACATCCAGCAGTATCTATCGTCGATGGGTGTACTACAAGCTGTTGGCCACCGTGCAGGTCTCGTCATGGATCAGTGATGGAGATAAATAAAGATTACAATCATAGCGCGACATTTCTGATGCAGGGAGATAAGAAAGAAGGTGGAAGGCAGTTTTTTCTGTGTCAAACCATCCAAAGTGGCTCGCAGCCCAAAATAAAACCCACGGAGCAGCTCGAGATACCTTACCCAAGGCAAACGCAAGAATCCTTCCGATCTTCGTCGACATGAAAAATCCCATATCATCCCATTTCAAGCCAAGCGGAGGGCGCGGGATGCTGCCGAGGCACTCATGAATCGGAATAAAGAAGCGCAGCTGAGTCACACAGAGCTGATTAGCTGCCCATTATTaatgtgtgtcggtgtgtatcAGTGATTAAGCGGCGATAAACA
Coding sequences within:
- the LOC117256601 gene encoding neuritin-like → MGFFMSTKIGRILAFALVFLPLMVSGDSDADVKCENIYKDFSDCVLELGESMDNYQENVTSERGVAAVCSHWEAFHTCALTALSDCQKEVSSIWETLRQDSRKIRFQGSLFDLCSPSSSPSISSPLAALTLPLIGVLIVAGPNWYPV